From a region of the Bradyrhizobium sp. KBS0727 genome:
- a CDS encoding amidase gives MTLPMSWDEWTRHDGTALAARVRNGELTAQELAKQAAAGIAKVNPALSAVVEVFEDAIADPVSNGANPEGPFAGLPFLMKDLGPTMKGRLQEMGSLIMRGNRATSDTFLTGKFRHAGLNLIGRTTTPEFGVCSSAENPAVYITRNPWNTDYTTCGSSAGSAAMVAAGAVPIAHATDGGGSIRIPAGVNGNIGLKVSRGVFSLAPHLSDLTGLVSIQGCQSRSVRDTAAFVDACRGPAPGEFMPFWTTPEPYMEMIARDPGRLRIALSHQWGEYRATAQIAAELERVGRFLEGLGHHVDYALPELDFPAAFEAQTTCYVSNFAQVIGNMLAARGLDRPPADLIEPVNIRIWEAGRHTSFTERARMQAVFNTTSRGFGDFFEQWDIILTPVTALPTPKVGTTEYLTISDNPSVADWFGNLWRNFAFTPLANLCGIPAISLPLATHEHGLPLGIQAQAKQANDGLLLQFAAQIERAIGGKWNSGERPGVHVTKG, from the coding sequence ATGACATTGCCGATGAGCTGGGATGAGTGGACGCGGCACGACGGCACGGCGCTGGCCGCGCGCGTCAGGAACGGCGAACTCACGGCACAGGAATTGGCGAAGCAGGCGGCCGCAGGGATCGCCAAGGTCAATCCCGCGCTGTCGGCCGTCGTTGAAGTATTCGAGGACGCGATCGCCGATCCCGTCAGCAACGGCGCCAATCCCGAAGGGCCGTTTGCCGGGCTACCTTTCCTGATGAAGGATCTCGGCCCGACGATGAAGGGCCGGCTGCAGGAAATGGGATCGCTGATCATGCGCGGCAATCGCGCGACGTCAGATACGTTCCTGACCGGAAAATTTCGTCACGCGGGACTCAATCTGATCGGGCGGACCACCACGCCGGAGTTCGGGGTCTGCAGTTCGGCCGAAAATCCCGCCGTCTATATCACGCGCAATCCCTGGAATACCGACTACACCACCTGCGGATCGTCGGCCGGCAGCGCCGCGATGGTCGCGGCCGGTGCAGTCCCGATCGCGCATGCGACCGATGGCGGGGGTTCGATCCGGATTCCGGCCGGGGTCAATGGCAATATCGGGCTGAAGGTGTCGCGCGGGGTGTTCTCGCTCGCACCGCATCTGTCGGACCTGACTGGGCTGGTCTCGATCCAGGGCTGCCAGTCGCGTTCGGTGCGCGACACCGCCGCCTTTGTCGATGCCTGCCGGGGTCCAGCGCCCGGCGAGTTCATGCCGTTCTGGACCACGCCGGAGCCTTACATGGAAATGATCGCGCGCGATCCGGGCCGGCTCCGCATCGCGCTCTCGCATCAATGGGGCGAGTATCGCGCGACAGCGCAGATTGCGGCCGAGCTTGAGCGGGTCGGGCGCTTCCTCGAAGGCCTTGGCCATCACGTCGATTACGCGCTGCCGGAACTGGACTTCCCCGCGGCCTTCGAGGCGCAGACGACGTGTTATGTCAGCAACTTCGCCCAGGTGATCGGCAACATGCTCGCCGCGCGCGGGCTCGACCGGCCGCCGGCGGACCTCATCGAACCCGTCAACATCCGGATCTGGGAAGCCGGCCGGCACACCAGTTTCACCGAACGCGCGCGCATGCAGGCGGTGTTCAACACGACATCGCGCGGCTTCGGTGATTTCTTCGAGCAATGGGATATCATTCTGACGCCGGTCACCGCGCTGCCGACGCCGAAGGTCGGCACCACGGAGTACCTCACGATCAGCGACAACCCGTCAGTCGCCGACTGGTTCGGCAATCTGTGGCGCAACTTCGCGTTCACGCCGCTCGCCAATCTCTGCGGCATTCCCGCGATCTCGTTGCCGCTGGCGACGCACGAACACGGGCTGCCGCTCGGCATTCAGGCGCAGGCAAAGCAGGCCAATGACGGCCTGCTGCTTCAGTTCGCGGCCCAGATCGAGCGCGCGATCGGCGGTAAGTGGAATTCGGGCGAGCGGCCGGGCGTGCACGTGACGAAGGGCTGA
- a CDS encoding MATE family efflux transporter, producing the protein MPDIAVAELPVDEDERPLPPPEAPAKNALLDRPILRTLLWLAWPNVIALSASTCVVIAETSYIGRLGVESLAAMALVFPCVILTMTMSGGAMGGGVASAIARALGAGDVERASTLAAHALLIGLCFGLTFMLGMLLFGPKLLELLGGRGNVLAQAIAYTQIFFGGAVAPWLMNTMAGVLRGTGNMKLPSLMMLSSAVCQIILGGTLGLGLGPIPQFGMRGVAAGSLTAYLISISVMSWYLFSGRSRVVPKIFGLRIQWAMFFDILRVGAISCFSPLQSVLTISIFTHMLARFGTEILAGYGIGARLEFLLTSVSFAVGIASVPMIGMSVGAGRIARARRVAWSAGCVSFLAVGTIATLIAIFPDVWVNLFTNDASVRAASHQYLSTAAPMYAFIGLASSMYFSSQGAAKVVGPVMAQTARLLFIGTGGWWLSTHNATAHDFFVLASASMVVLGVLSCASVILTRWGPKQVGIPAARPALS; encoded by the coding sequence ATGCCCGATATTGCCGTCGCCGAACTACCCGTAGACGAGGACGAGCGTCCGCTTCCGCCGCCGGAAGCGCCGGCGAAGAATGCGCTGCTCGATCGCCCGATCCTGCGGACGCTGCTGTGGCTCGCCTGGCCCAACGTGATTGCGCTCAGCGCCAGCACCTGCGTGGTCATCGCCGAGACCTCCTATATCGGCCGGCTCGGCGTCGAGTCGCTGGCCGCGATGGCGCTGGTGTTTCCCTGTGTAATCCTGACCATGACGATGTCGGGCGGCGCCATGGGCGGCGGCGTGGCTTCCGCGATCGCGCGTGCGCTCGGCGCCGGCGATGTCGAGCGCGCCTCGACGCTGGCCGCGCATGCGCTGCTGATCGGCCTCTGCTTCGGGCTGACCTTCATGCTCGGCATGCTGCTCTTCGGTCCGAAATTGCTGGAACTGCTCGGCGGCCGCGGCAACGTGCTGGCGCAGGCGATCGCCTATACGCAGATCTTCTTCGGCGGCGCCGTGGCGCCGTGGCTGATGAACACGATGGCCGGCGTTCTGCGCGGCACCGGCAACATGAAACTGCCGTCGCTGATGATGCTGTCGTCCGCGGTCTGCCAGATCATTCTCGGCGGCACGCTCGGCCTCGGCCTCGGCCCGATCCCGCAATTCGGCATGCGCGGCGTCGCCGCAGGCTCCTTGACCGCCTATCTCATCAGCATCTCCGTGATGTCCTGGTACCTGTTTTCCGGACGGTCGCGCGTGGTTCCAAAAATCTTCGGCCTGCGGATTCAATGGGCGATGTTCTTCGACATCCTGAGGGTCGGCGCCATCTCCTGCTTCTCGCCGCTGCAATCGGTGCTGACCATCAGCATCTTCACCCACATGCTGGCGCGTTTCGGCACCGAAATTCTCGCCGGTTACGGCATCGGCGCGCGGCTTGAATTCCTGCTGACTTCGGTGTCGTTTGCGGTCGGCATCGCCTCGGTGCCGATGATCGGCATGTCGGTCGGCGCCGGGCGCATCGCGCGCGCCCGGCGCGTGGCCTGGAGCGCTGGATGTGTCTCGTTCCTCGCGGTCGGGACCATCGCGACCCTGATCGCGATCTTCCCCGATGTCTGGGTCAACCTCTTCACCAACGATGCCAGCGTGCGCGCCGCGAGCCACCAATATCTGTCGACGGCGGCACCGATGTACGCCTTCATCGGGCTGGCGTCGTCGATGTATTTTTCATCGCAGGGCGCGGCCAAGGTGGTCGGCCCTGTGATGGCGCAGACCGCGCGGCTGCTGTTCATCGGCACCGGCGGCTGGTGGCTGTCGACCCACAATGCCACCGCCCATGACTTCTTCGTGCTGGCGTCCGCCTCGATGGTGGTACTCGGCGTGCTGTCCTGCGCCAGCGTGATCCTGACAAGGTGGGGGCCGAAGCAGGTCGGTATTCCCGCGGCGCGGCCGGCGTTGTCGTGA
- a CDS encoding SRPBCC family protein — protein sequence MASIYKDIIIDAHPDDVWDAVRDFGAVHTRLAPGFVLDTKLDGDARIVTFANGSVARETLVDCDDKRRRLVYAIASERLKQHSASAQVFAESDGRTRFVWITDVLPNEIAPYIDAQMDQGALAIQKALGRNAA from the coding sequence ATGGCTTCCATCTACAAAGACATCATCATCGACGCGCATCCCGACGACGTTTGGGACGCGGTGCGCGATTTCGGCGCGGTGCATACGAGGCTCGCCCCGGGCTTCGTGCTCGACACCAAGCTCGACGGCGACGCCCGCATCGTGACGTTTGCGAACGGTTCGGTCGCCCGCGAAACCCTGGTCGATTGCGACGACAAGCGACGCCGGCTGGTCTATGCCATCGCCAGCGAACGCCTGAAGCAGCACAGCGCGTCGGCGCAGGTTTTTGCCGAGAGCGATGGACGCACCCGTTTCGTCTGGATCACCGACGTGCTGCCGAACGAGATCGCGCCCTATATCGACGCGCAGATGGACCAGGGCGCGCTGGCGATCCAGAAGGCATTAGGGCGCAACGCCGCGTGA
- a CDS encoding VOC family protein, producing the protein MYDHIGLRVGNLDASVRFYTAALAPLGYVLCSRDDSGAGFGPKDQPALWLHLHKGNSGTGAHVAFRAPDHAAVGKFHIAGLKAGGRDNGGAGPRADYSPTYYAAFLTDPDGNNVEAVCT; encoded by the coding sequence ATGTACGACCACATCGGATTGCGCGTCGGAAATCTCGACGCCAGCGTTCGCTTCTATACCGCGGCGCTCGCCCCCCTCGGCTATGTGCTCTGCTCGCGGGATGATTCCGGCGCAGGCTTCGGCCCCAAGGACCAGCCTGCGCTCTGGCTGCATCTGCACAAGGGAAATTCAGGCACCGGTGCGCATGTCGCGTTCCGCGCGCCCGATCATGCGGCGGTCGGAAAATTTCACATCGCAGGCCTGAAAGCCGGCGGCCGCGACAATGGCGGCGCCGGACCGCGCGCCGATTACAGCCCGACCTATTACGCGGCGTTCTTGACCGACCCCGACGGCAATAATGTCGAGGCGGTGTGCACGTAA
- a CDS encoding AraC family transcriptional regulator — translation MTATTLLERPSISVSDFRCDAGPGDRPFAEHHRCYSISYVRKGSFGLHSRGKSHELVAGSVLIGHPGDEYTCTHEHVCGDECLSFFLSAELVETFGDSKAIWQAGCAPPLPELVVLGELAQSAADGNSDIGLDEIGQLLASRFVEVASGKPRKAAFLAARDRRRAVETALWIDAHSHRAIGLEDAADQAGISPFHFLRLFSDTLGVTPHQYLVRSRLRHAARRLADDDSAITDIAYDVGFGDLSNFVRTFHRAAGASPLKFRQASRGDRKILQEHLALN, via the coding sequence ATGACCGCGACCACGCTGCTCGAGCGCCCATCGATCTCGGTATCCGACTTCCGCTGCGACGCCGGGCCGGGCGACAGGCCGTTCGCCGAACACCATCGCTGTTACTCGATCTCCTATGTGCGCAAGGGCAGTTTCGGCCTGCACAGCCGCGGCAAGTCCCATGAGCTGGTGGCGGGATCGGTGCTGATCGGCCATCCCGGCGACGAATATACCTGCACCCATGAGCACGTCTGCGGCGACGAGTGCCTGTCGTTTTTCCTGAGCGCGGAACTGGTGGAGACGTTCGGCGACAGCAAGGCGATCTGGCAGGCCGGTTGCGCGCCGCCGCTGCCGGAACTGGTGGTGCTCGGCGAGCTGGCGCAATCGGCGGCAGATGGCAACAGCGACATCGGCCTCGACGAAATCGGCCAGCTGCTGGCGAGCCGCTTTGTCGAAGTGGCCTCCGGCAAGCCGCGCAAGGCCGCCTTCCTCGCCGCCCGCGACCGCCGCCGTGCGGTCGAAACCGCATTGTGGATCGATGCGCATTCACACCGGGCCATCGGCCTGGAAGACGCCGCCGATCAGGCCGGCATCAGCCCGTTCCATTTCCTGCGGCTGTTCTCGGACACGCTCGGCGTCACCCCGCATCAATATCTGGTGCGCTCGCGGCTGCGCCACGCGGCGCGGCGGCTGGCCGACGACGACAGCGCGATCACCGATATCGCCTACGATGTCGGTTTCGGCGACCTCTCCAATTTCGTACGCACGTTCCACCGCGCCGCCGGCGCCTCGCCGCTGAAGTTCCGCCAGGCTTCGCGGGGTGATCGCAAGATTCTCCAAGAACACCTTGCCCTCAACTGA
- a CDS encoding methylated-DNA--[protein]-cysteine S-methyltransferase has product MTGRGYTIFDTGIGRCGIAWGPSGVIGVQLPEAREIDTRRRLFQLYPDTRELRPPLNAEIAIEGIVALLRGGNSDFSDVALDVTGIPAFNQRVYALARQIPRGETRTYAEIAAGLRASGAVYSVVQAIARNPFMIIVPCHRVLEAGHYADKISPNGGAISKRRLLSIEGAHPTSSKTLFDVLLPVAPPRAPT; this is encoded by the coding sequence ATGACGGGGCGTGGGTACACCATATTCGATACGGGGATTGGCCGGTGCGGCATCGCATGGGGGCCATCCGGTGTCATCGGCGTACAGCTCCCCGAGGCCCGCGAGATCGATACGCGCCGGCGGCTATTCCAGCTCTATCCCGACACCCGCGAACTTCGCCCGCCGCTGAATGCCGAGATCGCGATCGAAGGCATCGTGGCGCTGCTGCGCGGCGGGAACAGCGATTTCTCCGACGTCGCGCTCGACGTGACCGGCATCCCGGCCTTCAACCAGCGCGTCTACGCGCTCGCCCGCCAGATCCCGCGCGGGGAAACCCGTACCTATGCCGAGATCGCCGCCGGCCTGCGCGCCTCGGGGGCAGTCTATTCGGTGGTGCAGGCGATCGCCCGCAACCCCTTCATGATCATCGTGCCCTGCCATCGCGTGCTCGAGGCGGGCCACTATGCCGACAAGATATCGCCGAATGGTGGGGCCATCTCCAAGCGGCGGCTGCTGTCGATCGAGGGCGCCCACCCGACCTCGAGCAAGACCCTGTTTGACGTGCTGCTGCCCGTTGCGCCGCCACGGGCGCCTACCTAA
- a CDS encoding type II toxin-antitoxin system RelE/ParE family toxin, with amino-acid sequence MGLRPPTIWSPEALADVDRLWDYYAHIAGRATADKIIRQIAKVVKTLDDFPSAGRTRDEVRPGLRSLAASPQVVFIV; translated from the coding sequence GTGGGGCTTAGGCCCCCAACTATTTGGTCGCCAGAGGCTCTCGCGGATGTTGACCGCCTTTGGGACTACTACGCTCACATTGCAGGGCGGGCGACTGCGGACAAGATCATCCGCCAGATCGCGAAAGTCGTTAAAACTCTTGATGACTTTCCTTCGGCGGGACGTACGCGTGACGAAGTTCGTCCGGGCCTGCGTTCACTCGCCGCCTCTCCCCAGGTCGTATTTATCGTTTGA